A window of Mixophyes fleayi isolate aMixFle1 chromosome 10, aMixFle1.hap1, whole genome shotgun sequence contains these coding sequences:
- the LOC142103724 gene encoding interferon-induced transmembrane protein 1-like, with amino-acid sequence MENRDYARELSAPPLYNARGYEPLKEEMEFRNTPGQQIQTTVVTIMPEGPPVRDHIIWSLFNTIYLNFCCLGLFALIFSVKSRDRKLLGDKSGATSYGSTARSLNIAATTLSILTVVITIIIVIVRVVAVVEMVQEGMNQDNGFGK; translated from the exons ATGGAAAATCGCGATTACGCCCGGGAGCTCAGCGCGCCACCTCTGTACAATGCCCGGGGCTATGAGCCACTTAAGGAAGAGATGGAATTTCGGAATACCCCAGGCCAGCAAATACAGACCACTGTAGTTACAATAATGCCAGAAGGTCCTCCTGTACGAGATCACATCATCTGGTCACTCTTCAACACCATATACTTGAATTTCTGCTGCCTAGGACTTTTTGCCCTCATATTCTCAGTTAAG TCCAGGGATAGAAAACTCCTGGGAGATAAGAGTGGCGCAACCAGCTATGGTTCCACAGCCCGTTCTCTAAACATTGCTGCCACTACGCTTTCCATCCTCACTGTGGTTATCACAATCATTATCGTCATTGTCAGAGTGGTAGCTGTGGTCGAAATGGTCCAGGAAGGCATGAACCAAGACAATGGTTTTGGAAAGTGA